DNA sequence from the Amphiprion ocellaris isolate individual 3 ecotype Okinawa chromosome 17, ASM2253959v1, whole genome shotgun sequence genome:
GATGTTGTGGATGAATATTACTGCCCAGCATGTAAACTATGTCCTCCTAGTGTAGCTGCAGTTCATGTAGATGcaaatgtttggctgcacaTGGAAGATTTTGGACAGATTCTCATGGACTTGAGAAAATGATTGAATTTACAGACCTCAGTGGGCTGGTATGCTGGTGGACGGGCAGCACTGGCCTTAGGAGACTTAAAGTGGGTCAGAAGTGACATAGAGCAGGTGTAATGTGAGGATCAAGCACTAGTTCTCTTTGTTTAAAGCCAATCCAAACCATACTggctttaaatatttataaaaatattatgACTCTGTTATTATAAAAAAGTGTGACGGTAAAGTTTAACTAAAAGCTGAGCTGCAGGCAGATTCCACTCATCCAGAGAAGACTTTCTATCACTTTCACGTTTTCACTTCAAATTCTTAAAAATGCTCTGGATTGATTCCATCTACCAGAAATAGTTCTACATCATACCCCAGCTGTGCTCTTTGGGGATCTTTTTTCTCTAATTTATGCATTGCTGCAATCACTCCTGCATGCTTCGTGACTttttatgaaaatgaataattctTTCAAAGCTAGAAAAACCCCAAAGCCCAGAGCTTACAGCTGCTGATAAACTGACCTTTTCCTTTGGATAATAAAACATCTGCATCTTCGTGTGAtcttcaaaacataaatgagctTCATATGATCAGAGTTTTTCTGAATCCTAAAGCCAGTAGATGCATGTTTTTCTCCATAAAATCCATCATGGAAACTCCCTGTGAAACTCTCCATCAGCTCACAGCTTGGAGTGCTTTTATTGAGCAGAGAATGGATTTGTGGactaaaataattaatttacagGCTTTAATGCACCAGTGAGTTGTAGATCAATGTCTTATCAGTTCAGAAAGGCTAACAGTGCTACGCTTGGAGAGTTATCTAGCATTCGGTCAGTTATGTAGAGCTTTTTCTCAGCTCTCTGTGGGATGTAGCTCAGCAGAGAATCATGTGTCAGACTCACTAATAAATGCTCTCTAATACAGACTAAACTCTCTTTTAGTGTAAGAATAACATGTCAGCCAGGGGTGTTCCACTTAGAACTTCATTCCTCTTAAGACTGTATTAACCAGAGGAAGATGATGGATCACTGGGAGGctggaaggatggaaggatgggaGGCTGAGAGGATGGGAGGATGGGAGGCTgggaggatggaaggatgggAGGCTGAGAGGATGGGAGGCTgggaggatggaaggatgggAGGCTGAGAGGATGGGAGGCTGGGAGGATGGGAGGCTGGAAGGATGGGAGGCTGAGAGGATGAAAGGATGGGAGGCTGGAAGGATGGGAGGATGGAAGGAGGGGAGGCTGAGAGGATGGGAGGATGGGAGGCTGagaggatggaaggatgggAGGCTGAGAGGATGGGAGGATGGGAGGCTGAGAGGATGGGAGGCTGagaggatggaaggatgggAGGCTGGTGGGCGGCTGGTGGGAAGTGGGGAAGGATgggaggatgggaggatggaaggatgggaggctgggaggatggaaggatgggAGGCTGAGAGGATGAAAGGATGGGAGGCTGGAAGGATgggaggatgggaggatggaaggatgggaggatggaaggatgggAGGCTGAGAGGATGGGAGGCTGagaggatggaaggatgggaggatgggaggatggGAGGCTGGTGGGCGGCTGGTGGGAAGTGGGGAAGGATgggaggatgggaggatggaaggatgggaggatggaaggatgggAGGCTGGAAGGATGGGAGGctggaaggatggaaggatgggaggatgggaggatggGAGGCTGGAAGGATGGGAGGCTGAGAGGATGAAAGGATGGGAGGCTGGAAGGATgggaggatggaaggatgggAGGCTGAGAGGATGGGAGGATGGGAGGCTGagaggatggaaggatgggAGGCTGAGAGGATGGGAGGATGGGAGGCTGAGAGGATGGGAGGCTGagaggatggaaggatgggAGGCTGGTGGGCGGCTGGTGGGAAGTGGGGAAGGATgggaggatgggaggatggaaggatgggAGGCTGAGAGGATGAAAGGATGGGAGGCTGGAAGGATgggaggatgggaggatggaaggatgggaggatggaaggatgggAGGCTGAGAGGATGGGAGGCTGAGAGGATGGGAGGCTGagaggatggaaggatgggaggatgggaggatggGAGGCTGGTGGGCGGCTGGTGGGAAGTGGGGAAGGATgggaggatggaaggatgggaggatggaaggatgggAGGCTGGAAGGATGGGAGGctggaaggatggaaggatgggaGGATCGGAGGATGGGAGGCTGGTGGGCGGCTGGTGGGAAGTGGGGAAGGATgggaggatgggaggatggaaggatgggAGGCTGGAAGGATGGGAGGCTGGGAGGATGGGAGGCTGGAAGGATGGGAGGATGGGAGGCTGGTGGGCGGCTGGTGGGAAGTGGGGAAGGATgggaggatggaaggatgggAGGCTGGAAGGATGGGAGGCTGGAAGGATGGGAGGATGGGAGGCTGGAAGGATGGGAGGCTGGAAGGATGGGAGGATGGGAGGCTGGTGGGAAGTGGGGAAGGATGGGAGCAGACCGGGGGTTTGGAACCTGATTAACTTTAGTGAACTTCTTTACTGGACCCAGTCAGTTTATCTCAGCAGGTGTCAAACCAGCGGTAAGAAAACTGGATTTGAACAACATGGTGACTCTGTAACAGTAACAGATGTTTATTTAAAGTGACATGAAGAACAGTGCAGTAACAGGACATGGTATACTGAGGCATGATGAGGCTGAAGGATTGAGACTTAAAGCAGAGTACAGTAAGATCTGCTAACGTTGGGTAGTTCTGCTTCAGTCAGTAGGTAGATGGTGCAACATGTTCTGGAAATAGTAAAAAGATTGTTTGTCCTTTCCCTGCAGAACAACACAgggtattttctgtgtattgtGTCTGATGCTCGTACAGGGCAGGACaacactgttatttttattttttattttctatttttctcacGTGACAGCGCCGTAGTAAAGGTCTGATCAGGTGTATGCACAGAATGATTGTGGTTCATGCTAACAAATACTTTGTCACAATTAGGAAAACACTCTGGTTTGGTTGGTATTACATTTGATGGTTGGTGGTTGTGTGTAGTTGGACGTATGTTCCTCTGCTGATGGTTGAGTAATGACCTCACCGCTGTGGATTCCAGGGTGGTCCTTTCATAGCCCGTTACTGacacttccacacacacaaacacactttcacTCTCCCTCCACGCTGCCAGACTTTATCGCACATCGCTAACAAGCATGAAAAGAGTGTGTCGACACAGCGAGCATTTTGTTCTCCGTCTTTAACACgctgtccacacacacacacacacacacacattttaaaaatgaaggttAGCCTCTTTGGTGTAGGATTccctttttgtttgctttatatTAGCTTCAGACAAACTTCAGGGTGAAATTTATGGAAGCTTTATGGAAACTGTGAACATTGTTCCTCTTCTCCTATATTGGAAATGCATCAGGGATGTTCCTGTACTAACAGAAGGaattaaaacagcaaacaaaagctCATAGAGGCTCCTGACTGTTGTTTTAAACCGTCCTGTAAATGAGGCTTCTCATCTTTACTGGTCTTAGTTAAAAgttataaaaatgattttaaaaacagatttacaaacacagtaaaacatgcaatgaaataaaatgtggaaCTGCTGCCATGATTAGAGCTTATTTTCCATGTCTACACTAAACACTAAAACATGAAGCTCCAGTGGTAGCAGTAGTCCAGCTAATAGAACGTTCTGCTGCTATCTGAGAGACTGAAACAACACTTTAACACCTCTACTAACAAACACGGCTGCAGATGGAGTTTCTTATCAGCCACCTCAGGAAactgaagaaataaacagaatccagatttctttatttaattgatGAGGATTTCCTTCATTCTGTCAGTGATAGGCATGGATCAGAATGAAAGCATGAATGCAGAGgctccaatccggtcctcaaagtgtaaaaattccagagaagacattaactgcagattgtaaattagtaaaactataaatttaaaatactttctAGACCATTCAAATTGTTTTGTtcagaaagtaaaatgaatgttgctgaaatttatttttctaaagaaatttcaggttgttcatgatgttttatgaaaagataattccttaaatgtgaacattttgcactaaaccacaggaaccatcaggagttgtggttatttctatgttattatgctgtgattttactggtctggtccactggagatcagactgggctgaatgtggaacctgaaccagaattagtttgacatccctggttTAAACCGCTTAGTTTCACTAAGATTACAGCTGAGGTTCAGGAGTCCAAAAAAATT
Encoded proteins:
- the LOC129347305 gene encoding uncharacterized protein LOC129347305, which produces MNHNHSVHTPDQTFTTALSPSHPPILPASHPSSLPSSHPSSLPSFQPPILPSSHPSPLPTSRPPASHPPILPASHPPSLPSFQPPILPSSHPPILPHFPPAAHQPPILRSSHPSILPASHPSSLPSFHPPILPSSHPSPLPTSRPPASHPPILPSFHPLSLPSSQPPILSASHPSILPSFHPPILPSFQPPILSSSQPPILPSSHPPILPHFPPAAHQPPILPSSQPPILSASHPPILSASHPSILSASHPPILSASHPSILPSFQPPILSSSQPPILPASHPPILPSFHPSSLPSFQPPILPSSHPSILPSSHPSPLPTSRPPASHPPILPSFHPLSLPSSQPPILPSSHPSILPSSHPSTAHQPPILPSSQPPILSASHPPILSASHPSILSASHPPILSASPPSILPSFQPPILSSSQPPILPASHPPSLPSSQPPILPSSQPPILSASHPSILPASHPPILSASHPSILPASQ